The Candidatus Neomarinimicrobiota bacterium genome has a window encoding:
- a CDS encoding exopolysaccharide biosynthesis polyprenyl glycosylphosphotransferase: MTNMKKVVVLAGDIAVLYLSLVVMLLLRYEPGDFPYRLGIHLVPFSVVFALWIGIAYLNGLYRFQIRGVGEHFRALLNVVVISSSASIIVFYVWTDFFELTPKTNLLIFGALFLALDFGLRTVLQRFLAPKTLNIVVLGQSPLISETVAYIRDNRREFDIVAWIRDFKQQGVVELAATIRERKLHIAVIQPHLKDDAATMQSVYSLLPLRIVLISFWDFYEYIFKKVPLDELKEGWFIENIARRNPFYDIPKRLFDAVFSILATLLLLPIGLVISILIKLGSKGPVIYRQVRAGKNGKEFVLYKFRTMKHNSQGPYWTVPEDERITLLGKYLRFTHLDEIPQLLNIIAGDLSFIGPRPERLELAQQYELLPYYNMRHIGRPGLTGWAQINFRPSASLEEAHEKLRYDIYYIKNRSHILDLYIMLMTIKYLLTKPR; the protein is encoded by the coding sequence ATGACAAACATGAAGAAGGTCGTGGTTCTGGCTGGTGATATAGCCGTGCTCTACCTCTCGCTGGTGGTGATGCTGTTGCTGCGCTACGAGCCGGGTGATTTCCCGTACCGGCTTGGCATCCATCTCGTACCCTTTTCTGTGGTCTTTGCACTCTGGATTGGAATTGCCTACCTGAACGGCCTGTATCGCTTTCAAATTCGGGGTGTGGGTGAGCACTTTCGGGCCCTCCTCAATGTGGTGGTTATCAGTAGTTCAGCCTCCATCATTGTCTTTTATGTGTGGACCGATTTTTTTGAGCTGACCCCGAAAACCAATCTATTGATCTTCGGCGCCCTATTTCTGGCGCTTGACTTCGGCCTGCGGACGGTCCTGCAAAGGTTTCTGGCCCCCAAAACACTCAACATCGTCGTACTGGGCCAATCGCCACTGATTAGCGAGACCGTCGCCTATATCAGGGACAACCGGCGTGAGTTCGACATTGTAGCCTGGATTAGGGATTTCAAGCAGCAGGGCGTGGTGGAACTGGCCGCGACGATCCGCGAGCGGAAACTGCATATAGCGGTCATACAACCACATCTGAAGGATGACGCCGCCACCATGCAGTCGGTCTATAGCCTGCTGCCCCTCAGGATCGTACTGATCAGCTTTTGGGATTTTTATGAGTACATTTTCAAAAAGGTGCCCCTCGACGAGCTCAAGGAAGGCTGGTTCATTGAAAACATCGCCCGGCGCAACCCCTTTTACGATATTCCCAAGCGACTTTTTGACGCCGTCTTTTCCATTCTTGCGACGCTGCTCCTGCTGCCCATCGGGCTGGTGATCAGCATCCTGATCAAGCTCGGCTCAAAGGGACCGGTCATCTACCGGCAGGTGCGGGCGGGCAAGAACGGCAAAGAGTTTGTGCTCTACAAATTCAGAACCATGAAGCACAATAGCCAAGGCCCGTATTGGACCGTGCCGGAAGATGAGCGCATTACCCTGTTGGGTAAATACTTGCGCTTCACCCATCTCGATGAAATACCCCAGTTGCTGAATATCATTGCAGGAGACCTCTCATTCATCGGCCCGCGGCCCGAGCGCCTGGAACTGGCGCAGCAGTACGAGTTGCTGCCCTACTACAACATGCGTCACATAGGCCGTCCCGGACTCACGGGGTGGGCGCAGATCAATTTCCGGCCCAGCGCCTCTCTGGAGGAAGCGCACGAGAAGCTCCGCTACGATATCTACTACATCAAGAACAGATCCCATATTCTGGATCTGTATATCATGCTAATGACCATCAAATACCTGCTCACCAAGCCTCGCTAA
- a CDS encoding UDP-N-acetylglucosamine 2-epimerase, translated as MVASLVEQRPLARQRNMPGSPGLADGPYVLTILQRPADVDSAQRVADFGFDSHVAGHAEWVVPDPQDYLDFFALGLGAAVMLTGPGGLQEVTTYLGPPCLTSRSLPERPITIEAGTTLLSGANPQEVIAAVTAALDRESPGGKLPELWDSRAAGRIASVVGHLA; from the coding sequence ATGGTGGCTAGCCTGGTGGAGCAACGGCCCCTGGCAAGGCAAAGGAATATGCCCGGATCGCCTGGGCTCGCTGACGGGCCATATGTCCTGACGATCCTGCAGCGCCCTGCCGACGTGGATAGCGCTCAGCGCGTGGCAGATTTTGGTTTCGACTCACACGTGGCGGGCCACGCCGAGTGGGTTGTCCCGGACCCGCAAGACTACCTTGATTTTTTTGCCCTCGGGTTGGGTGCTGCCGTGATGCTGACAGGCCCTGGCGGCCTCCAGGAAGTGACCACCTATCTGGGGCCTCCATGCCTGACCTCGCGGTCCCTTCCTGAGCGGCCTATCACCATCGAGGCGGGCACCACTCTACTTAGCGGAGCAAACCCCCAGGAGGTCATCGCGGCCGTCACGGCGGCATTGGATCGTGAATCGCCGGGCGGCAAATTGCCCGAGCTGTGGGATAGTCGGGCCGCCGGGCGCATAGCGTCGGTTGTGGGGCATCTGGCATGA
- a CDS encoding glycosyltransferase: protein MKPRILMASSLHPWNDVRVYHKEALSLAKIAHVRLIAVQANGAIQRRDASIEVEYLPGKWLRDGSGTTIGTRLGRIAIIMRRVLGEKYEIFHFHDPELIPVGWIAKARGKKVIYDVHEDYKSAWSSREWVPWPVAWLLGAVGRTFEQLSLHVFDRFILAEPSYNSLFNSERCLVVQNYHLATRLSDPAPRPSHQPLKLVYAGGLTSARGVSDVIEAVRHLRQEGHNVTLDLFGNSMSSDILAQIGRVPSNSWLSYHGYVPYPQLMDQLSEYHVGLSPLRDYPNYSRSMPTKMLDYMAAGLAVVASNLPRTAEIAMDTAGVIMHEPSNMVEIRQCIRALMDEPTRLKLAHSGSRSIIRYRWGSQEEILLSMYRDLLN from the coding sequence ATGAAGCCGCGCATCCTGATGGCATCCTCGCTTCATCCTTGGAACGATGTGCGCGTGTATCATAAGGAGGCCTTGTCTCTGGCAAAAATTGCCCATGTTCGCCTCATAGCGGTACAGGCCAATGGAGCCATACAGCGCCGTGACGCGAGCATCGAGGTGGAATACCTGCCAGGGAAATGGCTTCGCGACGGGAGCGGCACTACGATTGGGACGAGGCTAGGCCGCATCGCCATAATTATGAGGCGAGTATTGGGCGAAAAATACGAAATATTTCATTTTCACGATCCCGAGCTGATACCGGTCGGGTGGATTGCGAAGGCTAGAGGAAAGAAAGTCATTTATGATGTGCATGAGGACTACAAGAGTGCTTGGTCCAGCCGCGAATGGGTTCCCTGGCCAGTTGCCTGGCTGTTGGGTGCCGTAGGCCGGACATTCGAGCAGCTAAGCCTACATGTATTCGATCGCTTTATCCTTGCCGAACCATCATACAACAGCCTGTTTAATTCTGAGCGCTGCCTGGTTGTGCAGAATTATCATCTCGCTACCAGGCTTTCTGATCCTGCTCCGCGCCCTAGTCATCAACCGTTGAAGCTGGTCTATGCAGGTGGATTAACGTCTGCACGGGGTGTGAGTGACGTCATCGAGGCGGTAAGGCATTTGCGCCAAGAGGGCCATAATGTCACCCTCGATCTGTTTGGAAATTCCATGAGCTCCGATATTCTGGCTCAAATCGGTCGAGTTCCCTCAAATTCCTGGCTATCGTACCACGGCTATGTACCTTATCCGCAGCTCATGGATCAACTTTCAGAATATCATGTGGGGCTGAGTCCGCTGAGGGATTATCCCAATTACAGCCGCTCAATGCCCACCAAGATGCTGGACTACATGGCCGCCGGGCTAGCGGTGGTAGCGTCAAACCTCCCCCGCACCGCGGAGATTGCGATGGATACGGCTGGGGTAATCATGCATGAGCCCAGTAACATGGTGGAAATTCGGCAATGCATTAGGGCCCTGATGGATGAACCCACTAGGCTTAAGCTGGCACACAGCGGGAGCCGCTCCATTATACGCTATCGCTGGGGTAGCCAAGAGGAAATTCTCCTGAGCATGTATAGAGACCTGCTCAATTGA